Part of the Zea mays cultivar B73 chromosome 4, Zm-B73-REFERENCE-NAM-5.0, whole genome shotgun sequence genome is shown below.
ATAAATTTTTTTGCATGAAGGTGgttgccgagaagactcctgatggagaggAGACTATGAAGGTTACCATCACAAAACGCTGGGGGGCAATCGCAAACAGGTGACCGAACACGGGAACCTGTTctgcgcatcgcggacggtccggtacaCAGACGCGGACAGTCTGGGACCTTGCCAGACAGTCCGGGTCATTCCAATAGACGGTCCCGCAATGCTAAGGAGCCacgacgaccacgtaccttcaaaccacgacaactagaaataggtacgtggaaaactaacacgttcaaggcagCTAGTCAGTTGGTCAAATccagcccgacctttgatcaattattgtctaaatatgtgaaaaagaaggccgaccccattgaccggccaccaaagcgacctcgcttacccacccaggagcggcagcaggttaggccgattggaccacctcgccAATCGGAAAGGAGaggaggtcataatgttcaattaaggCCTAACACACCTGCGTGGACACTTCCACCTCCACATACACCCATGTCATGTCATTATACATACATACCAATGCCACCATATATCCCGAATCAGATGTGGGGCGCGCCACCATATCAATTCAGGATACCACAATACCCCGCCTGGGGGCACCTCAAtcatctgtttttgacaggttgacacctccagtacaagaccgattggaaGCCCCTCAATCTGGTTTGCGAGCACGGGCCCAACAAGATTGTCGGACCACTCGGACGCAAAGACCGATTAATCTGACAGGGGGACATACAGCTACAGCCTCCAATAGGACGACAAAATGAGACTTCATCAAAATAGGAACAACGGATGTCATTATACAGGAAGATGACAAAGGGTCAATGATTTTtgatgaatcggccaacacaaacaaaaaagaaaatacgactgtcaacaaaacaatcaatccaaaatactccatgccccgatggtgcccatcgggattgacacgatcgcaaaagcgaaaattgcagcgcctaagagcaaaggagatcaaggaaaaggaggcagaaaaaatattcaatgacacacatccgcagtatccgccaccacaaaagagatggagatcAAAGGTCGTTGAGAAAAATCAAACGACCATaaagacagaaaataaaacaacaattGTGCAGATCTATGCAGGTATGGTAGATAGTCCGACTATAAAGGCCGGATCATCCGCATAGGACGCGGACCATCCAacccctgaggccgaaccatccgcactacaccaagacaccTCCAACAACGTACCaacacccatggaggaagacgacctgtgaggagaagacctggtcgactacggagcTACGCCAGAGCACTCAAAAAATTagcaaggtgacgaattggtcaggaccagtatgacgctcggtggtgttgggactgatagttcgatcaatgcTAATGgggtcacgtccgttgagtcaaccatcgagATAAAGGCCACTAcgtaccatcctagtaagtggcaagatgcctaagaaaaccgatgtgatcacatcgagttagttgcttttggttcgctcagctccaccaaaaggcagggggcatatgttgagctccAAAATGAacgtcggacggtccggccctgaggccggacggtccgtggtccagacggtccgcgcctgtgggacgaacggtccgcgcctgtgggccgaacggtccgcgcgtgcgcagagcagattagggtttcgggttttgtgctacggttgttagctagattcacggaattagctcgtgagattagtttgtaaagggtctagCCCCCTccactataaatagagaggtatacgtccGATTTGTAATTATTAATCGAATCAATAATACTTCTATTTCGTatttatttcctgtacaattaggagtagtcctagtctagttctagtttagcctctcaatccccaacttCTTCGCTTTTCTTCGACTCTACgttgattagaggagtctaggtcggtctgcccgagcctagacatcacctaggatccctcctccccgacggggtccctcccgggagcgagatccaggcgccgccgacgatcttccgccgcccctgcgcacgcgtggaTCGTCCGGCCGTCagaccccagggcgcggaccgtccggtcgtcaggcaggaaaccttagcctcgcaccaggccgcagaCCGTTCGGGCCCTGGCCGCCGACCGTCCGGGCCctggccgtggaccgtccgcccctgtgcagagagcaccgccgctggttcgtattgagtgattgacgcccgaaaaaggtgtcaactgTTAGATTAAAAATCAGGCTCACTTAGTTAAATGGATTGCTATGACTAATTAATTGTGTATTTTTTTGTCAACTATCGCTAAGTTTCAGTGTCCGTAGAACAAGTGTCAGAACATAGTTTTTGGACAAATTCAAGAAATATAACATAGCTATAGACCTATAGTAGAAGAGGAAGATGGTAATAATATGGACATCGATAGGATAGATGAGATACTTAAAGATATGCAATCAGAATTCAGCCCAAACATTGAGGATAAGTCGTATATAACGAGCCCTTAATTTCGTTGACTAGACCGAGCCGTGGAAATATCTCTTCTATCTTTTGGTTGTCATATTCCAAAACTAAAGCCTACCAGAATTATTTTTAACGGTCATCCAAAAAGCTGCGCCAAAAAATAACTAGTATTTGATTGCGCTAGCCGAAAATAATCCCATTTTCGATTGGAAGCTTCTGGCGCGTAACTCCTAATAACTTTAGTTTCgtcgaaaataaactaattttgacGGAAATAACTTATTTTCAATGATCTCCGGCCAAAAATTATTGACTATTTCTATAGTAGAAGCCTGTATCTACTAAATCCAGTCCACGACCCACTTGGGTGGTTCACGGTGGCCCAGACTGCTGCGCCTCACCAACCAACGAGAGAGCACGAAGCACCTAGCAGCCCGGCCTTGTCGTTGTACGGTCCCACCGGCGCCGCAGCGGAAGAGATGGAAGCTTATGCCCCCGCCGGCAGCTACCGGCCGGTGTGCGACACGGTGGTGTTCGTCTGCCTCGCGTCCGCCTCCGCCCTCATCGTGTTCATGGTGGCCGTCTGCTTCCGCAACGCCTTCGCCGCCAACGGGTACGCGACCGCTGCCGTGGCCACAAACGGTGCCGCCGGAGCCACCGCTGCCAACGGCAGAAGCCGGTGCGGGCTGGCGCCGTCCGCGCTGTCGGCGATCCCCGTGCTCGCTTACCGCCGGAGGGGCGCCGGGTGGGCGCAGTGCGCGATCTGCCTCGCCTTGGTGCGGGACGGGGAGACGGTGCGATTGCTGCCGGCGTGCGGCCACCTATTCCACGTCGAGTGCATCGACCTGTGGCTGCGCTCTCACGCAACATGCCCGCTTTGCCGGCGTGGCGTCGTCGAGGCTCCCGTCGAAAAGGTTTGAAAGCTCGCCGCTCTTGGccccaaaaaaaaaaaaagcCAAGATCACACGCTGGCTGCTATACTAGCTAGTTCAGCAGACGCTCACTAGTTAAGCTTGTTCCCTGCCGTGATGTTGGATATCTTATACCAAGGGTTGTAGATGCTAGGGCTTAGGCGTAGTTTATATATTTCTGGTCTCTGGAATCGAAACTTTTTTTTTGCTAGGGAAAAGTCATATTTTTATGATGCACTATGTTTTGTGTTTTCTATAATTAATCTTCAATCATGATGCTAATGAAATATTAAACGTGACTATGTCATGGACTCATGGGACTTGGCGAGGGCCTCTGGAATGAATTAGATTGGAGCCTAGACACTACTGGAAACAGCTTTTTTAAAAAACACTCGGTGAAAACGTTACTAAGTATATATAGGATGATAAAGTAGGTAGTGTGATATTATTGGTCAACTTTGGTTGTATCTTTTACTAATCTACGCATTTCATAAGGACAAATTATTATAAAATTTTGCTTTGTCGTGCAACGTGTGCATCCTGATTTGACGTTAGGCAAGTGAAATATTGTTTGAAATGGATGCTAAATATTGTTTGAAATGGAAGCTTCCGTCTTCCTACACGCATATGCATGCTAGTTAATTTATTGCCCTAGAACTTCTGCGCTGCTTTTTCTTCCAAATATAAAAAGATGTTAAATTTTTTTACAACCAAAGCTTAATATTTGACATATATATACGTATAGCAAATATAAAAAACATAGTCGAGCATGCTTTCATATATTTATAGGATTTGTGCATAATTTAAAGTTGTTTATGATAAAAAAAGATACCTATAGTTTAACATAGTTAATTGATAATATATAAAGTATATGGTCATATAGAGGATACAAAACAATCGAATGTAAAAGATTTTATCTATAGTACTCTATTAAGTTAGTAACGTCAGCGTCCACACTACCGTGCCCCCGCCTACCCTCGCCCCATCCGCGCGCCCTTCACCACCCCTCCGCGACCGCCCCTccccacgccgccgccgcccctgagaTTGCCGCACGCCGTGGCTAGAGTTCCGCACTTTGCCCCCGCCTCTGTCCTCTCCCACGCCCGCACGTGGAACCTGCCCCCGCCACG
Proteins encoded:
- the LOC103654740 gene encoding E3 ubiquitin-protein ligase EL5 — protein: MEAYAPAGSYRPVCDTVVFVCLASASALIVFMVAVCFRNAFAANGYATAAVATNGAAGATAANGRSRCGLAPSALSAIPVLAYRRRGAGWAQCAICLALVRDGETVRLLPACGHLFHVECIDLWLRSHATCPLCRRGVVEAPVEKMVIQLN